One window from the genome of Musa acuminata AAA Group cultivar baxijiao chromosome BXJ1-4, Cavendish_Baxijiao_AAA, whole genome shotgun sequence encodes:
- the LOC135672501 gene encoding zinc transporter 8-like, whose translation MRGVWCFVFLIVLLLPLVARGDCDCSADEEGRDKKKALPLKIAAIFSILVCGGIGVCIPILGKWIPALRPDKDIFFVIKAFAAGVILATGFIHILPDAFENLTSPCLASSPWQDFPFAGFGAMVAAVATLMIDTLATGYFNRLHRKNMRTTASDETTADVEKTSDGSDHVHTHATHGHAHGSDGDASAQLIRNRVISQVLELGIVVHSVIIGISLGASEVPSTIRPLVAALSFHQFFEGMGLGGCIVQAKFKAKSIVTMGLFFSLTTPVGIAIGIGIASVYDENSPTALIVEGCLNSVASGILIYMALVDLLAADFMNPRVQSKARLQFMINVSLLVGAGLMSLLAKWA comes from the exons ATGAGAGGCGTTTGGTGCTTCGTCTTTCTCATTGTTTTGCTCCTTCCTCTCGTTGCTCGCGGCGACTGTGACTGCTCGGCTGACGAGGAAGGCCGCGATAAGAAGAAGGCGCTGCCGCTCAAGATTGCGGCAATATTTTCTATCCTGGTCTGCGGAGGTATTGGCGTATGCATTCCCATCCTGGGCAAATGGATACCTGCGCTCCGTCCCGACAAGGACATCTTCTTCGTGATCAAGGCCTTCGCTGCTGGAGTCATTCTCGCCACCGGATTTATCCATATCCTACCCGATGCATTCGAAAACCTCACGTCACCCTGTCTTGCATCGAGCCCTTGGCAGGACTTCCCCTTCGCCGGGTTTGGCGCGATGGTCGCCGCTGTCGCAACGCTGATGATCGATACGCTGGCCACCGGATACTTTAATCGCCTCCACCGCAAGAACATGCGGACGACGGCGAGCGACGAGACAACAGCGGATGTGGAGAAGACATCCGATGGCTCGGATCACGTGCACACTCATGCAACCCATGGCCACGCGCATGGGTCCGATGGCGACGCTTCTGCTCAACTCATTCGGAACCGAGTTATTTCTCAG GTTTTGGAGCTCGGGATCGTTGTTCATTCGGTGATCATCGGGATCTCTTTGGGTGCATCAGAGGTACCATCCACCATAAGACCTCTGGTAGCTGCTCTCAGTTTTCATCAGTTCTTCGAGGGCATGGGCCTGGGAGGGTGTATCGTTCAG GCAAAGTTCAAGGCAAAGTCGATAGTGACCATGGGGCTCTTCTTCTCTCTCACAACACCAGTTGGGATCGCGATAGGCATTGGGATAGCATCTGTGTACGACGAGAACAGTCCCACCGCTCTGATCGTGGAAGGATGTCTCAACTCTGTCGCGTCTGGCATCTTGATCTACATGGCACTGGTGGATCTGCTTGCCGCAGATTTTATGAACCCGCGGGTGCAGAGTAAAGCGagattgcagtttatgataaatgtATCTCTACTTGTTGGAGCAGGACTGATGTCTCTACTGGCTAAATGGGCTTAG
- the LOC103982027 gene encoding uncharacterized protein At5g39865 — protein MWPPWVKATPSSTATGATCRSPTFSSPTLKDIQALLRDDPHQPLACPALRRVIHRARLASSALRALRSAFASAAPSSDPLDRRRHGLVLYFTSLRIVRRTFEDCRVVRSILRGLRVAVDERDLSMDSRFLAELQVALGCRQPTLPKLFLAGRCLGGADEIRLLHESGELKALVDGIASLPPSASDCEACSGVRFVLCATCSGSHKRYSDKTGGFRTCGECNENGLVRCPDCFAAAL, from the coding sequence ATGTGGCCGCCGTGGGTAAAGGCCACCCCATCCTCCACCGCCACCGGAGCTACCTGCCGTTCGCCCACCTTCTCCTCTCCCACTCTCAAGGACATCCAGGCCCTCCTCCGCGACGACCCCCACCAACCTCTCGCCTGCCCTGCCCTCCGCCGCGTTATTCACCGGGCCCGCCTCGCCTCCTCCGCCCTCCGCGCCCTCCGTTCCGCCTTCGCCTCCGCCGCCCCCTCCTCCGATCCGCTCGACCGCCGCCGCCACGGTCTCGTCCTATACTTCACCTCCCTCCGCATCGTCCGCCGCACCTTCGAGGACTGCCGCGTCGTCCGCTCCATCCTCCGCGGCCTACGCGTCGCCGTCGACGAGCGCGACCTTTCCATGGACTCCCGCTTCCTGGCCGAACTCCAGGTCGCCCTCGGCTGCCGCCAGCCCACCCTCCCCAAGCTATTCCTCGCCGGCCGCTGCCTTGGCGGCGCCGATGAGATCCGCCTCCTGCACGAGTCCGGCGAGCTCAAGGCTCTCGTCGACGGGATCGCCTCTTTACCGCCTTCTGCCTCCGACTGCGAAGCTTGCAGTGGCGTGCGCTTCGTTCTCTGCGCCACGTGCAGCGGTAGTCACAAGCGGTACAGCGATAAGACCGGGGGCTTCCGGACCTGCGGTGAGTGCAACGAGAACGGGCTTGTCCGGTGCCCTGATTGTTTCGCCGCAGCCCTCTGA
- the LOC135651961 gene encoding ribonuclease MRP protein subunit POP4-like, whose translation MASGIGESTPAASDRKKRALEALERRFAAEAERLQEHHHQEDQKAKRARIPVGDAESEQRKRIHSLERRSAAEAGRLQEPHHQDSRKSKRAPNSAGDSESEKHKEGHPTTSAASASSKKDEVHPVYSEISGIVHENLLRASDLKVPSTRDTVSKVINDIVQKGGEGSKYAKRGKSLRIDNWILLDNFVPKDDSLMDARLKALRSHSKRSKKHMSRRQHRKCGSFNLPNEYHNFDLFKPMHEMWKEYIVELLKEVGKKQLAECLLMADLHGAHLLVVECKTAAFKGINGIMIRETAETFGIITQDNCFRVVPKMGSIFIFQADCWKITLHGDKLSKRPLNRKNTHRLAR comes from the exons ATGGCCTCCGGAATCGGTGAGAGCACGCCGGCCGCGTCGGACCGTAAGAAACGCGCGCTCGAGGCGCTGGAACGAAGGTTCGCAGCCGAGGCCGAGCGCCTCCAAGAACATCACCACCAGGAGGACCAGAAGGCGAAGCGAGCTCGGATCCCGGTGGGAGACGCCGAATCCGAGCAGCGCAAAAGAATCCATTCGCTCGAACGAAGGTCCGCCGCTGAGGCCGGGCGCCTCCAGGAGCCCCATCACCAGGATAGCCGGAAGTCCAAGCGAGCTCCGAACTCAGCGGGCGACAGTGAATCCGAGAAGCACAAGGAAGGCCACCCTACGACGTCCGCCGCCTCCGCTTCGTCGAAGAAag ATGAAGTTCACCCTGTTTATTCAGAGATTTCTGGCATTGTGCATGAGAATTTGTTACGAGCTAGCGATCTCAAG GTTCCAAGTACAAGGGATACTGTGAGCAAAGTCATCAACGATATTGTTCAGAAGGGTGGTGAGGGCAGTAAATATGCAAAGCGTGGCAAAAGCTTGAGAATTGACAATTGGATCCTTCTGGATAATTTCGTGCCCAAGGATGATAGTTTGATGGATGCCCGCTTAAAGGCTTTAAGGAGCCACTCAAAACGGTCAAAGAAGCACATGTCAAGGAGGCAACACAGGAAATGCGGATCATTCAACCTGCCAAATGAGTACCATAA CTTTGATCTCTTCAAGCCAATGCATGAAATGTGGAAAGAGTACATTGTTGAGCTTCTGAAAGAAGTGGG GAAAAAACAGCTAGCCGAGTGCCTTCTCATGGCAGACTTGCATGGTGCCCATCTTCTAG TTGTTGAATGTAAAACGGCTGCCTTCAAGGGTATAAATGGTATTATGATTCGTGAAACTGCTGAGACCTTTGGGATAATTACACAAGACAACTGCTTCCGAG TTGTTCCCAAAATGGGTTCCATTTTCATTTTTCAAGCTGATTGTTGGAAGATCACACTGCATGGTGACAAGTTGTCAAAAAGACCATTGAACCGAAAGAACACTCACCGGCTAGCAAGATGA
- the LOC135651953 gene encoding probable methyltransferase PMT23 gives MATSIRTLLSERRHPFLLAFFLLSLLILLLLLFSDASSYLPFPRDVLPSSSSSSARFLPSPPISLPNPCPNPSSDAGGEPLQEAAADGDDDGGSEGVAVRWEICKGGKTFQAVEYIPCLDNWKAIKKLKSRRHMEHRERHCPKPSPRCVVPLPRGYKVPVPWPKSRDMIWYDNVPHTKLIEYKKDQNWVRKSADYLVFPGGGTQFKEGVSSYIEFIEQILPIVSWGRRTRVILDVGCGVASFGGYLLDKDVITMSFAPKDEHEAQIQFALERGIPAFLSVIGTQRLAFPDNVFDLIHCARCRVHWDGDGGKPLMELNRILRPGGFFVWSATPVYRDDGRDQAVWNAMVALTNSICWKTVVKSTDASGIGVVIYQKPVTNTCYEERKENNPPLCIEKNRPSISWYVPLDSCLPRIPVLSSDQQDNWPTFWPDRLNSKSSSLSEEQSNKYAEEKFIVDMKLWEKLVTEVCFHDLAINWSNIRNVMDMNAGFGGFAAALVNWPLWVMNVVPIDGPDTLHIIFDRGLIGIYHDWCESFDTYPRTYDMLRSTFLFENLTERCDILDVVVEMDRILRPGGWVFIQDTTEMIKKMRPILHSLHWVTSLYKQHILVGKKGFWHPDSELST, from the exons ATGGCGACGTCGATACGCACTCTCCTTTCCGAGCGCCGCCATCCGTTCCTCcttgccttcttcctcctctcccttctaatcctcctcctcctcctcttctctgatGCATCCAGTTACCTCCCCTTTCCCAGAGATGtcctcccctcctcctcttcctcctccgcccGGTTCCTCCCTTCCCCTCCGATCTCGCTTCCCAATCCCTGTCCGAACCCTAGCAGCGACGCCGGTGGCGAACCCCTCCAAGAAGCGGCGGCCGATGGCGACGATGATGGCGGCAGCGAGGGGGTTGCGGTTAGATGGGAGATTTGCAAGGGCGGGAAGACGTTCCAGGCCGTCGAGTACATTCCGTGCCTTGATAACTGGAAGGCCATCAAGAAGCTCAAGTCGCGGCGGCACATGGAGCACCGGGAGCGGCATTGCCCCAAGCCCAGCCCCAGGTGCGTCGTGCCCCTGCCCCGGGGCTACAAGGTTCCGGTACCGTGGCCCAAGAGCAGAGACATG ATTTGGTATGATAATGTGCCTCACACAAAACTTATTGAATATAAGAAAGACCAGAACTGGGTGCGTAAATCAGCTGATTATCTTGTTTTCCCTGGAGGTGGAACTCAGTTTAAAGAGGGAGTCTCGAGCTATATTGAGTTCATTGAGCAG ATTCTCCCAATTGTTAGTTGGGGAAGACGCACAAGGGTTATCCTTGATGTTGGTTGTGGCGTTGCAAGCTTTGGTGGATATTTGCTTGATAAGGATGTCATTACCATGTCATTTGCCCCAAAAGATGAGCATGAAGCTCAGATACAATTTGCATTAGAGCGGGGCATTCCTGCTTTTCTTTCAGTAATTGGAACTCAAAGGCTTGCATTTCCAGATAATGTATTTGACTTGATTCATTGTGCACGATGTAGGGTCCACTGGGATGGAGATG GTGGGAAACCATTAATGGAGCTTAATAGGATTCTTAGGCCTGGAGGTTTCTTTGTGTGGTCTGCAACACCTGTTTACCGTGACGATGGAAGGGACCAAGCTGTCTGGAATG CTATGGTGGCATTGACAAACTCAATTTGCTGGAAGACAGTTGTGAAATCTACAGATGCGTCAGGAATTGGAGTTGTGATATATCAGAAACCTGTCACAAATACCTGCTATgaggaaaggaaagaaaataatcCACCTTTGTGCATTGAGAAAAATAGACCCAGTATCTCATG GTATGTCCCCCTTGACAGTTGTCTCCCAAGGATCCCAGTTTTAAGCTCAGATCAACAAGACAATTGGCCAACTTTCTGGCCTGACAGACTTAATAGTAAGTCATCAAGTCTATCAGAAGAACAGAGTAACAAATATGCTGAAGAAAAGTTTATCGTCGACATGAAACTTTGGGAAAAGCTTGTAACCGAAGTATGTTTTCATGATCTTGCTATCAACTGGTCCAATATCCGTAATGTGATGGATATGAACGCTGGCTTTGGAGG ATTTGCAGCAGCACTTGTAAACTGGCCTCTCTGGGTAATGAATGTAGTACCTATTGATGGTCCAGATACCTTGCACATTATCTTTGACAGAGGGCTCATTGGAATATACCATGACTGGTGTGAATCTTTTGATACATATCCTCGGACATACGATATGCTGCGTTCGACTTTTCTTTTTGAGAATTTGACAGAGAG GTGTGACATTTTAGATGTAGTGGTAGAAATGGATCGTATACTGAGGCCGGGTGGATGGGTTTTCATTCAGGACACCACGGAGATGATAAAAAAGATGCGTCCCATACTACACTCTCTTCATTGGGTCACCTCCCTTTATAAACAGCATATTCTTGTTGGTAAAAAAGGTTTTTGGCACCCTGACAGCGAGTTATCTACATAA
- the LOC135651959 gene encoding cinnamoyl-CoA reductase CAD2-like: MSSVVCVTGGSGFIGSWLVRLLLDRGYAVHATVMHLGDEAETAHLRALEGAAERLHLFEIDLLDPASLLAAIRGSAGVFHLASPCTVNRVHDPQTELLDPAVKGTLNVLRAAKESGVGRVVVTSSISAIFPSPGWPADVVKDESCWTDLEYCRQNELWYPASKTLAEKAAWEFAKGNGLDVVVVNPGTVMGPIIPPAINASMTMLMRLLQGCTDEYPDFYMGSVHVKDVALAHILLYENPSATGRHLCIEAISHWSDFASKVAELYPDYKVPRLPKDTQPGLLRAQNPAKKLIELGMEFTSMEQIIKDAVESLKSKGYI, from the exons ATGTCGAGCGTCGTTTGCGTGACGGGCGGCAGCGGCTTCATCGGGTCATGGCTTGTCCGCCTCCTCCTGGACCGCGGCTACGCTGTCCACGCCACCGTCATGCACCTCG GGGACGAGGCTGAGACGGCGCACCTTCGAGCCCTCGAGGGCGCCGCCGAGCGACTCCACCTCTTCGAGATCGACCTCCTCGACCCGGCCTCCCTCCTCGCCGCGATCCGGGGCTCCGCCGGTGTCTTTCACCTCGCCTCTCCCTGCACCGTCAACCGCGTCCACGATCCCCAG ACGGAATTACTGGATCCGGCCGTGAAGGGGACGCTTAACGTACTCCGCGCCGCCAAGGAGAGCGGGGTGGGCCGGGTGGTGGTGACATCGTCCATATCTGCCATTTTTCCCAGCCCCGGATGGCCAGCTGATGTCGTGAAGGACGAGAGCTGTTGGACCGACCTCGAGTATTGCCGGCAGAATGAG TTATGGTATCCAGCATCAAAGACGTTAGCCGAGAAAGCGGCTTGGGAGTTTGCCAAAGGGAACGGGTTGGATGTGGTGGTGGTCAATCCCGGGACAGTAATGGGTCCCATAATACCGCCGGCGATCAATGCCAGCATGACCATGCTCATGCGCCTTCTTCAAG GTTGCACCGATGAGTATCCAGATTTTTATATGGGATCGGTTCATGTCAAAGATGTTGCTCTGGCGCACATTCTGCTATATGAAAATCCATCAGCCACTGGAAGGCATTTGTGCATTGAAGCCATTTCTCATTGGAGTGACTTTGCATCCAAAGTCGCAGAACTTTACCCAGATTATAAGGTCCCTAG ACTCCCAAAGGATACACAGCCTGGACTATTAAGAGCTCAAAACCCAGCAAAAAAGCTGATCGAATTGGGTATGGAGTTCACATCCATGGAGCAAATCATCAAGGATGCAGTGGAAAGTTTAAAGAGCAAGGGTTATATCTGA